The DNA sequence CAGGACCCTGGCAGGCTGCAGGTCAGCTTTGTGGGGCGGCCAGACTCCAGAGGCTCCAGAAGGTGGATGTCAGGTTTCTGTGTCAAGtctgaggaggagacagagagatgcctgggccccaggggGGTGGGGACCCAGGGTGTGACCCTGAGAGGGACCAGAGCCTCAGGGTCTGAACTGACCCTGGTCCTGTATCCCTCTGACCAGCCCAGCCCAATGCCTGGAGCAGGGAATGTTCCAATGTTCTGTCTAAGATGAGTGTCTCCACATCCCAGGGTCCTCTCCTGGGGCCCCTGCTGTACCTGTCACCTGCAAATGCAGCTTCTTATCTCTGTAACTATAGTTCACATAATATCCTCTCTCCAATCGGAAGGAGTAGATGCCTGTATCGCTCCTCCTGGCGTCTCTGATGCTCAGGGAGCAGTTGTTGGTCCTGGGGTCCCCGACGAGGCGGAATCGGCCCTGGGTTTCTGTATCCACTTGTTGCTCTGGGTTGTTTGTGGCCACAAGTATAGAGTAGGGCCGGGAATCCCCATTCCGGAACCAGTAGATGTAGAGTTCACGAGGGAAATTCCTCCGATCCCAGGGGTAGGAGAAGGAGCAGAGCACAAGGACACACAAACCCTCCTGCACGGTCACCGATTCCGTCAGTTGGAGCTGGTACCCTGGAGACTCCTGCAGGGACCCTGGGGGGGACACAGACACTCAGCTGCAGCTctggcccctccccctcccatgtCCATCCTTCCCCCTGGGCCACTCACCCCCccacagcaggggcagcagcagcaggggcacCATGTCTGCCCAGGCCAGAGCACAGCCCGGCTCCACTCTCTCTGTCAGGGAAGGAAATGCCCCAAATGTGGGGTGGGGCCAAGGAAGCCCCAACAGGAAGCCCCAACAGGAAGCCAGTGGGTGAGGGAGAGCTGTGGCCTCCACAGAACGGGAACGAGGACTCCACAGGCAGTGGGGTGAAGTATCAGCTGAGAAACCATCCtgtcccaccctctcccccaacccGACACTGCAGGTGAATATACCGAGGCCCCCAGGGGTGGAGAGGCTTGTCC is a window from the Equus quagga isolate Etosha38 unplaced genomic scaffold, UCLA_HA_Equagga_1.0 204754_RagTag, whole genome shotgun sequence genome containing:
- the LOC124233545 gene encoding sialic acid-binding Ig-like lectin 14 translates to MVPLLLLPLLWGGSLQESPGYQLQLTESVTVQEGLCVLVLCSFSYPWDRRNFPRELYIYWFRNGDSRPYSILVATNNPEQQVDTETQGRFRLVGDPRTNNCSLSIRDARRSDTGIYSFRLERGYYVNYSYRDKKLHLQVTDLTQKPDIHLLEPLESGRPTKLTCSLPG